The following is a genomic window from Dermatophilaceae bacterium Soc4.6.
TCGCCCTCGATCGACAGGACGGCGCTGACGATGGCCTGGAAGTCGGCTCCACCGGCGGCGATGCCGACGCGACCCTTCCACTGCGGCTGGGCCAGGTCGAGGATCGAGGCGGGCAGGGCCGAGGCCGCCACCTTGCTCGGGTTGTAGGCGAAGACCGTGGCGCGGGCGGCCCAGCCGGTCCAGTCACCGGTCGAGGGACGATAGGCCGCTGGCACGTTGGCGGTGGTCGTGGTCGACACCTTGGCCAAGAGACCGGCCCGGTCGACCAGCGCTATCGCAGGCGAGTTCTCGGTGAGGAAGACGTCGGCCGGCGAGGCCTTGCCCTCCTGCACGATCTGGTTGCCCAGCTCGGCGTCGTCACCGTTGCGCAGCGTCACCGCGACCCCTGTGGCCTTGGTGAAGCCGGCGACCATCTCCTGCACGAGATCCTCGTGCTGCGCGTTGTAGACCACGATCGACCCGGCGGAGCCGGCGCTGGCGGACGAACCGGACCCGGAGGTCGTCGTACCGCAGGCGGTGAGGGTGGTCGCGAGGACGGCGGCGAGCGCGACCGTCCGGGCCGGGAGACGCATGGAGGATCCTTCGACTGAGGTGAGGTGACCTGATGAGGTAAGCCTTACCTAACTCCACCCGAAATGCAAACCCCGGTGCGGAACGCGAGGGGGCGGGTCAGGGTCTGAGCAGGAGGGCGCGGACGGCGGGGCCGACCTGCTGCGCCACGTCGCGGACGCGCAGCGGCCCACCCGCACTGGCGCGGTCGGCGGCCACGCCGTGGACCAGCGCGCCGAGGCTGCCGGCGTCGCGGGGGCTCAGGCCGGCGGCGAGCAGGGTGCCGCAGAGGCCGCCGAGCACGTCGCCGGCGCCCGCGGTGGCGACCCAGGCCGGGGCGTCGTGCTGCGAGCGCACCGGCACGTCGGGGTCGGGGTCGACCACGAGGGTCGTCGACCCCTTGAGCAGCACGGTGGCGCCGGTGCGCCCGGCCGCGGCCCGCGCGTGCGCGAGCGGCGCCCGCATCACCTGCTCCCGCGTCACCCCCCCGTCCCGTATGCCGTCACGCGCGGTGCCGTCGTCGTCCACCGACACCCCGAGCCGGGTGAGCAGGCGGGCGAGCTCGCCCGCGTGGGGCGTGAGCAGGGTCGGCGCATCGCGCCGGTCGACCAGGTCGAGCGCGCCAGCGTCGACGAGCACGGGCAGGTCGCTGGCCAGCGCCTCGAGCGCCCGGTCGCGCTGCTGACGCGCGTCATCCGTCTCGTCGCCGTCGTCAGCGACCTCGAAGCCCGACCCGATCACCCAGGCCTGCACCCGACCGGGGGCGGTGACGACCTCGGGGGCGGCCTGGTGCACGAGCCACTGCACGTCGCGCGGGCCGAGGTAGCGGATCATGCCGGGGCCGGCGCCGAGAGCACCCAGCACGCTGAGCACGGCCGCGCCGGGGTAGGCGAGCGACCCGGCCACGATGCCGACGACGCCGCGGGAGTATTTGTCGCTGCTCGCACCCGGCACCGGCCACAGGCGGTGCACGTCCGCGAAGGTCAGCCGCTCGACGACCGGGCGCACCCCGCTGCTGCGGAGCGCGCCGTCGAGACCGATGTCGACGACCGTCAGCCGCCCGACGGCGGGCTCGCTCGCCGGCAGCAGGTGGCAGGGCTTGACCAGCGAGAAGGTCACGGTCTCGTCGGCCACGACCTGGGCCGCGAGGTCGTCCGGCAGGACCTCCCCCGCCGGGTCGACCCCTGAGGGGAGGTCGACCGCCACCACCCAGGCCGGCGCCGGTATGGCGTCGACGAGGGCGCGGGCGGGTGCGCGCAGCCCGGCCCGACCCCCGATACCGAGCAGGCCGTCGACCACCACGGCAGCCTCGGCGAGCAGGTCGCGCCAGGCGACGTCTTCGGGCTCGCCTTCCGGCTCGTCTCGGGGCTCGTCCTGGGTCTCGTCACCGCTGACGACCACGACCCCGACCTCGCGCGCCAGGTCGAGCGCCTCGTCGTCGGCGCGGCCCGAGGTGATGGCGGCGACGCAGACCCCGGCCCGGGCCAGGAGCAGGGTGGCGTAGAGCGCGTCCCCCCCGTTGTCTCCGGGGCCGACCAGTGCGACCACCGACCCACCTGCTTCACCCGGGCCCCCCTCGGGGTCGTCGTCGAGCCGGGCCAGCACGACCTCGGCCAGACCGCGGGCGGCGCGCTGCATCAGCTCACCCTCCGGCAGCTCGGCGCGGGCGAGATCCTCGACCGCCCGCACGTCCGGCACGGCATACGCCTCGATCATCGACGATCCCCTTCGGTTGTACGGGTGGTATAGGTGGGTCAGGACTCCGCGACGACGACCGCCGACGCGATACCGGCATCGTGCGACAGTGACAGGTGGAAGTGCGCGACGCCGAGCTGCTGCGCCCTGGCTGCCACTGAGCCCCGCACGAGCAGGGAGGGCTTGCCGTCGGCGTCCTTCTCGACCTCGGCGTCCAGCCACGACAGGCCGGCCGGCGCGCCGAGCGACTTGGCCAGCGCCTCCTTGGCCGCGAAGCGGGCGGCCAGCGAGGCCAGCCCGAGCGAGCGCTCGTCCGGGGTGAAGAGCCGCTCTCGCAGCGCCGGGGTGCGCGCCAGCGTGGCGCCGAAGCGCTCGATGTCGACGACGTCGATGCCGAGCCCGACGATCACCCGCACCTACTCAACGGTCACCGACTTGGCGAGGTTGCGTGGCTGGTCGACGTCGAGGCCCTTGGCCGTCGCCAGCTCGCAGGCGAAGACCTGCAGGGGCACGACGGTGAGCAGCGGCGCGAGCAGGGTCGGCACCGCGGGCACCCGGATGATCTCGTCGGCAAAGGGCACGACCTCCTCGTCACCCTCCTCGGCGATGACGATCGTGCGCGCACCCCGGGCTCGGATCTCCTGGATGTTGGAGACCACCTTGCCGTGCAGCCCGTGCTCCGTGGCCGGCGACGGCACGATGACGAACACCGGCACACCCGGCTCGATCAGCGCGATCGGGCCGTGCTTGAGCTCGCCGGCGGCGAAGCCCTCGGCGTGGATGTAGGCCAGCTCCTTGAGCTTGAGCGCGCCCTCGAGGGCGACGGGGTAGCCGACGTGGCGGCCGAGGAAGAGCACGGCGCGGCTGTCGGCCATGAAGCGGGCCACCTCACGCACCCGGTCCATCGAGTCGAGCACCGCGCGGATCTTGCCCGGCACCTCGTGGAGCTCCTTCATCACCGCCTGCGCCTCATCGGCATACGTGCCGCCGCGCAGCTGCGCGAGGTAGAGCCCGAGGATGTAGACCGCGGTGATCTGAGCCAGGAAGGCCTTGGTCGACGCGACCGCGATCTCGGGCCCGGCGTGGGTGTAGAGCACCGCGTCGGACTCGCGCGGGATGGTCGAGCCGTGGGTGTTGCAGATCGCGATGGTCAGGGCCCCGAGCGAGCTCGCGTGCTTGACCGCCATCAGGGTGTCCATGGTCTCGCCCGACTGCGAGATCGACACGACGAGCGTGCGCTCGTTCACCACCGGGTCGCGGTAGCGGAACTCGTGGGCCAGCTCGACCTCGCACGGGATGCGGGTCCAGTGCTCGATGGCGTACTTCGCGACCATGCCGGCGTAGGACGCCGTGCCACAGGCCACGACGACGATCTTGTCGATGGCGCGCAGGGCGTCCTCGCTGATCCGCAGCTCGTCGAGCACCAGGGCGCCGGAGGCGTCGGTGCGCCCCAGCAGCGTGTCGGCCACGGCCTGCGGCTGGTCGTGGATCTCCTTGTCCATGAAGCTGGCGTATCCGCCCTTCTCGGCGGCCTCGGCGTCCCAGTCGACGTAGAACCGGCGGCCCTGCGCCGGCTCTCCGTCGAAGTCGACGACTGACACCGAGTCGGCGGTGATCGTCACCACCTGGTCCTGCCCGAGCTCCATCGCCTCACGGGTGTAGCCGATGAAGGCGGCGACGTCGGAGCCGAGGAAGTTCTCCCCCTCGCCCAGACCGACCACGAGCGGGCTGTTACGGCGGGCGCCGACGACGACCCCCGGCGCGTCGGCGTGCACGACCAGCAGGGTGAACGCGCCGTCGAGCCGCGACACCGTCTCGAGCATCGCGGCCGTCAGGTCACCGGTGCGGGTGAATGACGCCGCCATCAGGTGGGCGACGACCTCGGTGTCGGTCTCGGAGCGGAACTCCACGCCCTCGGCGAGCAGCTCGAGCTTGAGGGAGTGGAAGTTCTCGATGATGCCGTTGTGGATCAGGGCCAGGCGACCGTCGGGACCGCCGACGTGCGGGTGGGCGTTGCGGTCGGTGGGGCCACCGTGGGTGGCCCAGCGCGTGTGCCCGATGGCGGTCGTCGCCGGCGCGAGCGGGGCCGCCGCGAGCAGGTCGACGAGGTTGACCAGCTTGCCGGCCTTCTTGGCCACGGCCACGGGGGGCGCGCTGCCGTCCGCGGTGGTCCCCACCAGGGCCACTCCCGCCGAGTCGTAGCCGCGGTACTCCAGGCGGGCCAGGCCCTCCATCACGACCTCCAGCGCCCGACCGTCGAGGGTCCGGCCGACGTACCCCACGATTCCGCACATGGCCACCAGCCTAGGCGCAGGCACCGGCTGCGCCCGGTATGCCGGTTATCCCGGCTCGCCGCCCGCGGCTCGCGGAAGATCGGGTCCGTTCGGGGTCGATGGGACACAATGTGGCGGGTGACGCAGTCGACGGCCCTCAGGCGGGCAGCAGCCGAGCGGGCCGCCGAGAAGGCGAGCCTCCCGTCGCCGTACGTCGAGCTCGACCGCGCAGCGTGGTCGCGCCTGAGGGAGAACCACCCCCTCAGCCTCACCGCGCAGGACGTGGCCCGCCTCCGGGGGCTCGGCGACCGCATCGACCTGCGTGAGGTCGAGGAGGTCTACCTGCCCCTGTCGCGACTGCTCAACTACTACGTCGCCGCCACTGGGCAGCTGCACCGCATCACCAGCAACTTCCTCGGCGAGCGCCCGCCGCGCACCCCCTTCGTCATCGGGGTCGCGGGATCCGTCGCGGTCGGCAAGTCGACGACCGCGCGCATCCTGCGCGAGCTGCTGTCGCGCTGGCCCGGCACCCCCCGCGTCGAGCTGGTCACGACCGACGGCTTCCTCTTCCCCAATGCGATCCTCGAGCGGCGAGGGCTGCTCTCGCGCAAGGGTTTTCCCGAGTCCTACGACCGGCGGGCGCTGCTGCGATTCGTGGCCGAGGTCAAGGCGGGCAAGGCCGAGGTCAGCGCTCCGGTCTACTCGCACCTCGTCTACGACATCGTTCCGGGTGAGCGGGTGGTCGTGCGCCAGCCGGACGTGCTGATCGTCGAGGGCCTCACCGTGCTCCAGGGCCCGGTCGTGCGCGCCGACCGCGGCACCGGCATGGCGGTGAGCGACTTCTTCGACTTCTCGGTCTACGTCGACGCGCGGGCCGAGGACGTGCAGAGGTGGTACGTCGAGCGCTTCCTGTCCCTGCGAGAGACCGCCTTCGCCGACCCCGACTCCTACTTCCACCGCTACGCCGTGCTCGACGACGAGCAGGCGGTCGCGACGGCCGAGCGGATCTGGCGCGAGATCAACGGTCCCAACCTCGTCGAGAACATCGTCCCGACCCGGTCGCGGGCCTCCCTGGTCCTGACCAAGGGCACCAACCACACCGTGCGGCACGTGCGCCTGCGCAAGCTCTGAGGCCCGTACGGCGCAGACCCAAGGGCCTGCGCCGTACCGCACCTCGCTGACGTGGCGTCAGCCGTCAGACCAGGACCTTGCCGCAGGCCACGTAGGGGGTCAGGCTGGTCGAGATGGTGGTCGAGCTGTTCTCGTAGGCCCTCCACCCTGAGGACGAGGGGCCGCTGGAGTTGAGGTGGACCAGGACCGAGCCCGAGCTCGACAGGGCGCCGCCGCCGAAGGGCAGGGTGCCCGTGGGGCAGGCCACGGTCACGAGGGTCTCGGTACCGGCGGGGTCGACGAAGGGGGCGGAGGCGACCTGGCTGTAGGTCTTGACCAGGGGCGGGCGAGCGTCGACTGCTCACGAGACATGAGGAGCTCCGATCACGAGGACGAGGTCGGCAACCTGCGGCTGCGGACAGTCAGGAGCCTCGTGCGCTCCGCCAGATTCGTGCGGGGGCGGTCAGTACCAGTGCGGTGAGCGGCTCTGCCACTGCGAGAGCGCGTTGCAGGGGGTGCCGTAGCTGCTCTTGACGTACTGCATGCCCCAGGTGATCTGGGTGACCGGGTTGGTGCGGTAGTCGGCACCCACGGACGCCATCTTCGAGGCCGGGAGCGACTGCGGGATGCCATAGGCGCCGGAGGACGAGTTGCTCGCCCGGAAGTTCCAGCCGCTCTCACCGATCCACAGCTGCTCGAGGCAGCTCCACTGGCTCGTGCTCCACCCGTAGTCGGCCAGCATGAGCCGGGCGACCGACTTCGGGTCCTTCTGCGCGTTGGCCACGATGGCCTGACGCTGCGCGGCACGGGCTGCCCGATCGGCCTGAGCCCGGCGCTCGGCCGCGAGGCGGGCGGCGGACGCGACCGCGGCGGCCTTCGCCTTCTGCGCGGCCGCTGCCGCGTCGGCATTGCGCTGCTGGGCGATCACGGAGGCGTTCAGTGCCGCCGAGGACGCCGAGGCGCGCAGGTTGGCGTCCTCCTCCAGCTGGGCGTTGTTGGCCGCGGTGGCCTGCCCGATCGCCGCGGCGGGGAGGCTGAGGATCTGCGCCGAGTTCGCGACGTCGCCGGCCTTGGCGTAGCCCGCGGCGGAGGCCCCCACGAGCGCCATCATCGCGCCCGCGGTGAGCAGCGGGCGGCGCACGACCTTGGCCGGCAGCCGGTGCCTCGCAGAGATGAGGGGTGCCCGATGACGACCCGGGGTGCGGTGTCGTCCTGCGTAGGCGTTCGCCACGTGTGCCTGCTCCTGGGGTTCGGGTCGCTCCCCAAGGGCTCGGGGGCGTGAAGAAGTCGTCGGTCAGCCGTCGACCCCCGTCGGGCGGCGTTATCAAACCGAGATGTTGGGAAGACTCTGACATGGACAGAGGCACCGGATCAAATCCGTGCGCCGACCAGAGAGTCACGAACCGAGCCAGTGCGAGCCCCACTGGCCCCCATCCCGACAGACACGACCCGTTCCGGTGCCCCGGTTGCTGCTCTGAGGCGGCCCGGGATGGGAGCCGGTACGTGGTGGTGGGGTGCATCGTCGCGAACGCCGGGCACCCCACCGAGTGCGTGGCGCACGGGAGCGGGCCGGACACCCCGCGGTCTCAGGCAGCTGTGGTCACAGCTCGAGCCCCTCGAGCAGGTCGGTGACCAGGGCCGCGATGGGGCTGCGCTCGCTGCGGTTGAGGGTGACGTGGGCGAAGAGCGGGTGCCCCTTCAGGGCCTCGATGACGGCTGCGACCCCGTCGTGCCGCCCCACGCGCAGGTTGTCGCGCTGGGCGACGTCGTGGGTCATGACCACCTTGGAGTTCTGCCCGATGCGCGAGAGCACGGTCAGCAGCACGTTGCGCTCGAGCGACTGGGCCTCGTCGACGATCACGAAGGCGTCGTGCAGCGACCGGCCGCGGATGTGCGTCAGGGGCAGCACCTCGAGCATGCCGCGGTCCATGATCTCCTCGACCACCTCGGTCGAGACCAGCGCACCGAGGGTGTCGAAGACGGCCTGGCCCCAGGGCCCCATCTTCTCGGCCTCGGAACCAGGCAGGTAGCCGAGCTCCTGGCCGCCCACGGCATACAGGGGGCGGAAGACGATGACCTTGCGGTGCTGGCGGCGCTCCATGACGGCCTCGATGCCGGCGCAGAGGGCCAGCGCCGACTTGCCGGTGCCGGCGCGCCCCCCGAGGCTGATGATGCCCACGTCGGGGTCGAGCAGCAGGTCGAGGGCGATCCGCTGCTCGGCGCTGCGCCCGTGCAGGCCGAAGGCGTCGCGGTCGCCGCGCACCAGCCGCACCTGCTTGTCGGCGCCGACCCGGCCCAGGCCGCTTCCCCGCGGCGAGAGCAGGACGAGGCCGGTGTGGCAGGGCAGCTCGGCCGCCGAGGGGTGCTCCATCCGGCCGTGCTCGTAGAGGGAGTCCATCTGGTCGACGGTGACGTCGAGCTCGGACATGCCCGTCCAGCCGGAGTCGACGGCGAGCTCGGCGCGATACTCCTCGGCCGCGAGGCCGACCGCTGACGCCTTGACCCGCATCGGCAGGTCCTTGCTGACGACCGTCACGTCGAATCCCTCGTCGGCGAGGTTCTTGGCCACCGCGAGGATGCGGGTGTCGTTGTCGCCGAGGCGGAAGCCGGCCGGGAGCGCCAGGGGGTCGGTGTGGTTGAGCTCGACGCGCAGGGTGCCGCCGTCGTCACCGACGGCGACCGGCCGGTCGAGCCGACCCTCGCTCACCCGCAGGTCGTCGAGCAGGCGCAGCGCCTGACGGGCGAAGTAGCCCAGCTCGGGGTGGTGGCGCTTGGCCTCCAGCTCGGTGACCACCACCACGGGCAGCACCACCTCGTGCTCCTTGAAGCGGAGCATCGCCCGCGGGTCGGAGAGCAGGACCGAGGTGTCGAGCACGAACGTCTTGGATGGGGCGCGGGTGCTGGTCGAGGGTGACGAGCTGCGGGTCGAGGCCATGACGACTCCCTGAGGGCGCGCACGCGAGCGGATCGTGGCTACTCGCGGGTGAGGTGCCGGGACCGGGCTCCCACGAGGTGCAGGGGCCGGGTCCGGCCCTCCACCCAGAGCTGACATCGCTCCATGCAGGGCCTCCCGAACGCCGGACGGGTGCCCTGCGTCTTCACGACCGTACGACGTCGAGAGCGCTCCGGAGGCACTATTCGCCACCCGTGCAGCCCGTGTCGGCGAGAGTTCACCTGCCTGAAACGTCCGCGCCCCCCGGAGGGTGACGACGGCGACCGGGCGCGGTGGGTCGGCGGGCGGTGGGTCGGCGGGCGGAACGTCGTCACGCGGCGATGTCCTGGGTGGTGCGGGGGTGGGTGGTGTAGGTGCGGCCGTGGGGGGTGGTCCAGGTGCAGGTGGCGTCGGGGGTCATGGTCAGGGTCCAGCCGGCGTGGTGTTTGAAGGTGTGGTGCTTGCGGCAGAGGCAGGCGAGGTTGGTGACAGCGGTGGGGCCGACGGGGAACGCGATGACGTGGTCGAGGTCGGTGCGGGCGGCGTCGGTGGTGCAGCCGGGGAAGCGGCAGTGGCCGTCGCGGGAGCGCACGGCCCGGGCGAGCGCTGCTCCCGGGCGGTAGATGGTGGGGTCGTGTCCGCGGAGGGTGCCGGAGGCCACATCGCAGGCGGCCAGGCGGATGCGGGTGTCGGGGTCAGCGAGCCAGGTCGTGACGGCTGCGTTGAGGATGATCCCGACGCGGTGATGGCGGACGCCGATCACGCAGGTGGCCACGCCTATTGATGGGTAGCTAGCGACAGCGGCGGGGCCGGTGCCGCCCGTGACAGCGGCGGTGTCGGTGGTGGCTGGGAAGAGCGGGGGGCGGGCCAGCGGGGCCCAGTCGGCGGGGCCG
Proteins encoded in this region:
- a CDS encoding iron ABC transporter substrate-binding protein, with translation MRLPARTVALAAVLATTLTACGTTTSGSGSSASAGSAGSIVVYNAQHEDLVQEMVAGFTKATGVAVTLRNGDDAELGNQIVQEGKASPADVFLTENSPAIALVDRAGLLAKVSTTTTANVPAAYRPSTGDWTGWAARATVFAYNPSKVAASALPASILDLAQPQWKGRVGIAAGGADFQAIVSAVLSIEGESATMTWLQGLKTNAKVYQGNTAIMKAVDAGEVASGVIYHYYWAKDRAESGANSKNVELYYVGKQDPGAFLSVSGAGVLASSTHQADAQRFVDYLTSKDGQEILAGSSALEYAIASGVAPNAALRPITDLQAPTVDPASLNSATVVTMMQQAGLI
- a CDS encoding bifunctional ADP-dependent NAD(P)H-hydrate dehydratase/NAD(P)H-hydrate epimerase, which encodes MIEAYAVPDVRAVEDLARAELPEGELMQRAARGLAEVVLARLDDDPEGGPGEAGGSVVALVGPGDNGGDALYATLLLARAGVCVAAITSGRADDEALDLAREVGVVVVSGDETQDEPRDEPEGEPEDVAWRDLLAEAAVVVDGLLGIGGRAGLRAPARALVDAIPAPAWVVAVDLPSGVDPAGEVLPDDLAAQVVADETVTFSLVKPCHLLPASEPAVGRLTVVDIGLDGALRSSGVRPVVERLTFADVHRLWPVPGASSDKYSRGVVGIVAGSLAYPGAAVLSVLGALGAGPGMIRYLGPRDVQWLVHQAAPEVVTAPGRVQAWVIGSGFEVADDGDETDDARQQRDRALEALASDLPVLVDAGALDLVDRRDAPTLLTPHAGELARLLTRLGVSVDDDGTARDGIRDGGVTREQVMRAPLAHARAAAGRTGATVLLKGSTTLVVDPDPDVPVRSQHDAPAWVATAGAGDVLGGLCGTLLAAGLSPRDAGSLGALVHGVAADRASAGGPLRVRDVAQQVGPAVRALLLRP
- a CDS encoding holo-ACP synthase, which translates into the protein MIVGLGIDVVDIERFGATLARTPALRERLFTPDERSLGLASLAARFAAKEALAKSLGAPAGLSWLDAEVEKDADGKPSLLVRGSVAARAQQLGVAHFHLSLSHDAGIASAVVVAES
- the glmS gene encoding glutamine--fructose-6-phosphate transaminase (isomerizing); its protein translation is MCGIVGYVGRTLDGRALEVVMEGLARLEYRGYDSAGVALVGTTADGSAPPVAVAKKAGKLVNLVDLLAAAPLAPATTAIGHTRWATHGGPTDRNAHPHVGGPDGRLALIHNGIIENFHSLKLELLAEGVEFRSETDTEVVAHLMAASFTRTGDLTAAMLETVSRLDGAFTLLVVHADAPGVVVGARRNSPLVVGLGEGENFLGSDVAAFIGYTREAMELGQDQVVTITADSVSVVDFDGEPAQGRRFYVDWDAEAAEKGGYASFMDKEIHDQPQAVADTLLGRTDASGALVLDELRISEDALRAIDKIVVVACGTASYAGMVAKYAIEHWTRIPCEVELAHEFRYRDPVVNERTLVVSISQSGETMDTLMAVKHASSLGALTIAICNTHGSTIPRESDAVLYTHAGPEIAVASTKAFLAQITAVYILGLYLAQLRGGTYADEAQAVMKELHEVPGKIRAVLDSMDRVREVARFMADSRAVLFLGRHVGYPVALEGALKLKELAYIHAEGFAAGELKHGPIALIEPGVPVFVIVPSPATEHGLHGKVVSNIQEIRARGARTIVIAEEGDEEVVPFADEIIRVPAVPTLLAPLLTVVPLQVFACELATAKGLDVDQPRNLAKSVTVE
- the coaA gene encoding type I pantothenate kinase, whose translation is MWRVTQSTALRRAAAERAAEKASLPSPYVELDRAAWSRLRENHPLSLTAQDVARLRGLGDRIDLREVEEVYLPLSRLLNYYVAATGQLHRITSNFLGERPPRTPFVIGVAGSVAVGKSTTARILRELLSRWPGTPRVELVTTDGFLFPNAILERRGLLSRKGFPESYDRRALLRFVAEVKAGKAEVSAPVYSHLVYDIVPGERVVVRQPDVLIVEGLTVLQGPVVRADRGTGMAVSDFFDFSVYVDARAEDVQRWYVERFLSLRETAFADPDSYFHRYAVLDDEQAVATAERIWREINGPNLVENIVPTRSRASLVLTKGTNHTVRHVRLRKL
- a CDS encoding PhoH family protein; this translates as MASTRSSSPSTSTRAPSKTFVLDTSVLLSDPRAMLRFKEHEVVLPVVVVTELEAKRHHPELGYFARQALRLLDDLRVSEGRLDRPVAVGDDGGTLRVELNHTDPLALPAGFRLGDNDTRILAVAKNLADEGFDVTVVSKDLPMRVKASAVGLAAEEYRAELAVDSGWTGMSELDVTVDQMDSLYEHGRMEHPSAAELPCHTGLVLLSPRGSGLGRVGADKQVRLVRGDRDAFGLHGRSAEQRIALDLLLDPDVGIISLGGRAGTGKSALALCAGIEAVMERRQHRKVIVFRPLYAVGGQELGYLPGSEAEKMGPWGQAVFDTLGALVSTEVVEEIMDRGMLEVLPLTHIRGRSLHDAFVIVDEAQSLERNVLLTVLSRIGQNSKVVMTHDVAQRDNLRVGRHDGVAAVIEALKGHPLFAHVTLNRSERSPIAALVTDLLEGLEL